A genomic stretch from Halorhodospira halophila SL1 includes:
- a CDS encoding ABC transporter ATP-binding protein has product MTARDRLSVRDLRCAVAAWPRLGVPAGGCAALAGPSGSGKSRLLRAIADLDPNEGEVHLDGSPRQTFTGHEWRRRVIYLAADCAWWAETVGEHLATLETDTLAALGFDADVAQWSVRRLSTGERSRLGLARAVALQPQVLLLDEPTANLDRATTEAVERVIQTQRRRGVAMVWVTHDPDQVRRLDAQRFTIHHGTAEEGSP; this is encoded by the coding sequence TTGACCGCCCGAGACCGCCTGTCGGTCCGCGATCTGCGCTGTGCGGTGGCGGCCTGGCCCCGGCTCGGGGTGCCGGCCGGGGGCTGCGCCGCCCTCGCCGGCCCCTCCGGCTCGGGCAAGAGCCGGCTGCTGCGCGCCATCGCCGACCTCGATCCCAACGAAGGCGAGGTGCACCTGGACGGTAGCCCGCGGCAGACCTTCACCGGCCATGAGTGGCGCCGCCGGGTCATCTATCTGGCAGCGGACTGCGCGTGGTGGGCCGAGACGGTCGGTGAGCACCTGGCTACCCTAGAGACCGACACGCTGGCTGCACTGGGCTTTGACGCCGACGTGGCGCAGTGGTCGGTGCGCCGGCTCTCCACCGGCGAGCGCAGCCGCCTGGGCCTGGCCCGTGCGGTGGCGCTGCAGCCGCAGGTGCTGCTGCTCGACGAGCCCACCGCCAACCTGGATCGCGCCACCACCGAGGCGGTGGAACGGGTGATTCAGACCCAGCGCCGACGGGGTGTGGCCATGGTCTGGGTGACCCACGACCCCGACCAGGTCCGCCGCCTGGATGCCCAGCGCTTCACCATCCACCACGGCACCGCCGAGGAGGGCTCACCGTGA
- a CDS encoding ABC transporter permease, whose amino-acid sequence MTQELIRLDPLDLVLAGALVVALAGFSWAGRLGVERSLLVAAARTVIQLLLVGLVLETLFAHATLYWVALMSAVMLLVAGREVMARQKRRFAGFWGFGLGTAAMFLSSFSVAVLALIALVQPEPWYQPQYAIPLLGMLLGNTMNGIALSVDRLTDGAWQQRDVIEARLALGEPWGVAVEQIRRDAMRSGMIPMINAMAAAGIVSLPGMMTGQILAGAPPMEAVKYQILIMFLITVGTGFGTLAAVWFAARRLFDERERLRLDRLR is encoded by the coding sequence GTGACCCAGGAGCTGATTCGCCTCGACCCGCTGGATCTGGTCCTCGCCGGCGCCCTGGTGGTGGCCCTGGCCGGCTTCTCTTGGGCCGGGCGTCTGGGGGTCGAGCGCTCACTGCTGGTCGCGGCGGCGCGCACGGTGATCCAGCTGCTGCTGGTCGGCCTGGTCCTGGAGACCCTGTTCGCCCACGCCACGCTCTATTGGGTGGCGCTGATGAGTGCGGTGATGCTCCTGGTGGCCGGCCGCGAGGTGATGGCCCGCCAGAAGCGGCGCTTCGCCGGCTTCTGGGGCTTCGGCCTGGGTACCGCGGCGATGTTCCTGTCGTCGTTCAGCGTGGCGGTGCTGGCGCTGATCGCCCTGGTCCAGCCGGAACCCTGGTACCAGCCGCAGTACGCCATCCCGCTACTGGGCATGCTCCTGGGCAATACCATGAACGGCATCGCCCTGTCGGTAGACCGGCTGACCGACGGCGCCTGGCAGCAGCGGGACGTCATCGAGGCCCGACTGGCCCTCGGCGAACCGTGGGGGGTAGCGGTGGAGCAGATCCGCCGCGACGCCATGCGCTCGGGGATGATCCCGATGATCAACGCCATGGCCGCAGCGGGGATCGTCAGCCTCCCCGGCATGATGACGGGTCAGATCCTTGCCGGGGCGCCGCCAATGGAGGCGGTGAAGTACCAGATCCTGATCATGTTCCTGATCACCGTGGGGACCGGCTTCGGCACCCTGGCGGCGGTCTGGTTCGCCGCCCGCCGACTCTTCGACGAGCGCGAACGCCTGCGCCTGGACCGCCTGCGCTAG
- the speE gene encoding polyamine aminopropyltransferase → MREGWFTEAVEDEGVAFSLAIDERVHEEQSEYQHIEVYRTRRWGRLLVLDGCVMLTERDEFLYHEMMAHPALFAHREPRRVAIVGGGDCGILREVLRHPGVEHTLQVELDERVTRVAETHFPDLCTANDDERAELRFTDGLRWIREAEPESLDVVIVDSTDPVGPAAGLFTKEFLTDVRSALGPGGIVVQQSESPLLHRDSVIAPLHRAASEAGFDGVHTLTFPVPSYPSGWWSATLMVNGGDPRNFREADSEEKPFETRYYNADIHRAALAVPELLK, encoded by the coding sequence ATGCGCGAGGGATGGTTTACCGAAGCGGTCGAGGACGAGGGCGTCGCCTTCTCTTTGGCCATCGACGAGCGGGTCCACGAAGAGCAGAGCGAGTACCAGCACATCGAGGTCTACCGGACCCGGCGCTGGGGACGACTGCTGGTCCTCGACGGCTGCGTCATGCTCACCGAGCGGGACGAGTTCCTCTACCACGAGATGATGGCCCACCCGGCGCTCTTCGCCCACCGCGAGCCCCGGCGCGTGGCCATCGTCGGCGGCGGCGACTGCGGCATCCTGCGCGAGGTGCTCCGCCATCCGGGCGTGGAGCACACCCTGCAGGTGGAACTCGACGAGCGGGTGACCCGGGTCGCCGAGACCCACTTCCCGGACCTGTGCACCGCCAACGACGACGAGCGCGCCGAGCTGCGTTTCACCGACGGCCTGCGCTGGATCCGCGAGGCGGAGCCGGAGTCGCTGGACGTGGTGATCGTCGACAGCACCGACCCGGTCGGCCCGGCGGCGGGGCTGTTCACCAAGGAGTTCCTCACCGACGTGCGCAGCGCCCTGGGGCCCGGTGGCATTGTGGTCCAGCAGAGCGAGTCGCCACTGCTCCATCGCGATTCGGTCATCGCCCCGCTGCACCGCGCCGCCAGCGAGGCCGGCTTCGACGGCGTGCACACCTTGACTTTCCCGGTGCCCAGCTACCCCTCGGGGTGGTGGTCGGCGACGCTGATGGTCAACGGCGGCGACCCGCGCAACTTCCGCGAGGCCGATTCGGAGGAGAAGCCCTTCGAGACCCGCTACTACAACGCCGACATCCACCGGGCGGCTCTGGCGGTGCCGGAACTGCTCAAGTAG
- the speA gene encoding biosynthetic arginine decarboxylase gives MSDDWSNRPAREVYNVPRWSEGYFDISAAGRLQVRPHRGSGPAVDLRRIVADLPDQGVSPPVLIRFPAILRDRVDALCDAFGAAMAEADYRGAYQPVYPIKVNQQRSVIEEIVGDGRRVGLEAGSKPELMAVLALAPTGGTVICNGYKDPEYVRLALRGLQLGLQVHLVLEKRSEARMIIREARRLGVAPRLGLRVRLASMGAGKWQNTGGERSKFGLTAADALAVVEELREADLLERLELLHFHLGSQIANVHDIRAGLSEGARFYTELRRLGAPVSKVDVGGGLGVDYEGTRSRAFCSMNYSIAEYAHNVVAALKAVCDEAGLPHPTLITESGRAMTAHHAVLVTPVIDTDSREASAPEPPPADAPKVLRELYRTLEEHAQRPATEAYHDACHYLQEARGLYLHGVLDLPQRAYAERCYQAIGTRLRGRLNPGRPHQREVLDALNEGLADKLFANFSVFQSIPDVWAIDQIFPIVPLSGLDRPACRRGVVQDLTCDSDGTVSLYVDGDGVEGTLPLPEPEPGEPLWLGIFLVGAYQEILGDRHNLFGATDSVNVEVDEQGHRFITATRGDSIGGVLRSVGFDERELSGAYRRRIAAADLDDAARRACLADLEAGLLGGTYLEGP, from the coding sequence ATGAGCGACGACTGGAGCAACCGACCCGCCCGCGAGGTGTACAACGTCCCTCGCTGGAGCGAGGGGTATTTCGACATCTCGGCCGCCGGGCGACTGCAGGTCCGCCCCCACCGCGGCAGCGGGCCGGCCGTGGATCTGCGCCGGATCGTCGCCGACCTGCCCGATCAGGGCGTCTCCCCGCCGGTGCTGATCCGCTTCCCGGCGATCCTGCGCGATCGCGTCGACGCCCTGTGCGACGCCTTCGGCGCGGCCATGGCCGAGGCCGATTACCGCGGCGCCTACCAGCCGGTCTACCCGATCAAGGTCAATCAGCAGCGCTCGGTGATCGAGGAGATCGTCGGCGATGGCCGGCGGGTGGGCCTGGAGGCCGGCAGCAAGCCCGAGCTGATGGCGGTGCTGGCCCTGGCCCCGACCGGGGGCACCGTGATCTGCAACGGCTACAAGGACCCCGAGTACGTCCGCCTGGCCCTGCGCGGCCTGCAGCTGGGGCTGCAGGTCCACCTGGTCCTCGAGAAACGCTCCGAGGCGCGGATGATCATCCGCGAGGCACGCCGGCTGGGGGTGGCGCCGCGGCTGGGGCTGCGGGTCCGCCTGGCCTCCATGGGTGCCGGCAAGTGGCAGAACACCGGCGGGGAACGCTCGAAGTTCGGCCTGACCGCCGCCGATGCCCTGGCGGTGGTGGAGGAGCTGCGCGAGGCGGATCTGCTGGAGCGCCTGGAGCTGCTGCACTTCCACCTCGGCTCGCAGATCGCCAACGTCCACGATATCCGCGCGGGTCTCTCGGAGGGGGCACGCTTCTACACTGAGCTACGCCGCCTGGGGGCGCCGGTGAGCAAGGTGGATGTGGGCGGCGGCCTGGGGGTGGACTACGAAGGCACGCGCTCCCGGGCCTTCTGCTCGATGAACTACAGCATCGCCGAGTACGCCCATAACGTGGTGGCCGCCCTCAAGGCGGTCTGCGACGAGGCCGGGCTGCCACACCCGACGCTGATCACCGAGAGCGGCCGCGCCATGACCGCCCACCATGCGGTGCTGGTGACGCCGGTGATCGACACCGACAGCCGCGAGGCCAGCGCCCCGGAACCGCCGCCGGCGGACGCCCCCAAGGTCTTGCGCGAGCTCTACCGCACCCTGGAGGAGCACGCCCAGCGCCCGGCCACCGAGGCCTACCACGACGCCTGCCACTACCTGCAGGAGGCGCGCGGGCTTTACCTCCACGGGGTCCTGGATCTGCCCCAGCGGGCCTACGCCGAGCGCTGCTATCAGGCCATCGGCACGCGGCTGCGCGGGCGGCTCAACCCCGGTCGCCCCCACCAGCGAGAGGTGCTCGACGCCCTCAACGAGGGGTTGGCCGACAAGCTGTTCGCCAACTTCTCGGTGTTCCAGTCGATCCCCGACGTGTGGGCGATCGATCAGATCTTTCCCATCGTCCCCCTCTCGGGGCTCGACCGGCCGGCCTGCCGGCGTGGCGTGGTCCAGGATCTGACCTGCGACTCCGACGGCACCGTCTCGCTCTACGTCGACGGCGACGGGGTGGAGGGCACCCTGCCCCTGCCCGAGCCGGAACCCGGCGAACCGCTATGGCTGGGCATCTTCCTGGTCGGTGCCTATCAGGAGATCCTCGGCGATCGGCACAATCTCTTCGGCGCCACCGACTCGGTGAACGTGGAGGTCGATGAGCAGGGGCACCGATTCATCACCGCCACGCGCGGCGACAGCATCGGCGGGGTCTTGCGCTCGGTGGGCTTCGACGAGCGGGAGCTCAGCGGCGCGTATCGGCGCCGCATCGCCGCCGCCGATCTCGATGATGCGGCCCGCCGCGCCTGCCTGGCCGACCTCGAGGCCGGGCTGCTCGGCGGCACCTATCTGGAGGGCCCCTGA
- a CDS encoding NAD(P)-dependent oxidoreductase, protein MKAGVIGLGAMGSGIAGNLARTGQLAAVWNRTREKAEAFAGEHGVALADEPATVAAAADVIFISVDADADLLEVLDGLADGLEPGKVVVDTSTVAPDTARQAAESIAPRGGVFLDAPVSGGPEGARQGTMVMMVGGDSAVLERIRPVLDPICSAAHAMGPVGAGQATKAVNQIMVAGIMQGVAAALAYGKGQGLDLQQVIEVVGSGAASNWQLLQRGPNMVEDHFPPGFRLALHRKDLGIVRDVLAAEGIELELIERTLADYDRLVEQGHGDEDISALYRLRKTDLGAD, encoded by the coding sequence ATGAAGGCAGGGGTCATCGGCCTGGGCGCGATGGGCAGCGGCATCGCCGGCAATCTGGCCCGCACCGGTCAGCTGGCGGCGGTCTGGAACCGTACCCGCGAGAAGGCCGAGGCGTTCGCCGGCGAGCACGGCGTCGCCCTGGCCGACGAGCCAGCCACCGTGGCCGCGGCCGCCGACGTCATCTTCATCAGCGTCGACGCCGACGCCGACCTGCTGGAGGTGCTCGACGGGCTGGCGGACGGCCTGGAGCCGGGCAAGGTGGTGGTGGACACTTCGACCGTGGCGCCGGATACCGCGCGCCAGGCTGCGGAGAGCATCGCCCCCCGGGGCGGCGTGTTCCTGGACGCCCCGGTCTCCGGCGGTCCGGAGGGGGCCCGTCAGGGGACCATGGTGATGATGGTCGGGGGCGATAGCGCGGTACTCGAGCGCATCCGCCCGGTGCTCGACCCCATCTGCAGCGCCGCCCACGCCATGGGGCCGGTGGGTGCCGGCCAGGCCACCAAGGCGGTCAACCAGATCATGGTCGCCGGGATCATGCAGGGGGTCGCTGCGGCCCTGGCCTACGGCAAGGGGCAGGGGCTGGATCTGCAGCAGGTCATCGAGGTGGTCGGCTCGGGGGCCGCCAGCAACTGGCAGCTGCTCCAGCGCGGCCCCAATATGGTTGAGGACCACTTCCCGCCGGGCTTCCGGCTGGCGTTACACCGCAAGGATCTGGGCATCGTCCGCGACGTACTCGCCGCCGAGGGGATCGAGCTGGAGCTGATCGAGCGCACCCTGGCCGACTACGACCGTCTGGTCGAGCAGGGGCACGGGGATGAGGACATCTCGGCGCTCTACCGGCTGCGCAAGACCGATCTGGGCGCCGACTGA
- a CDS encoding SPOR domain-containing protein — translation MAQKSTKPRGNTRSKARTPARSRGGGAQARRTERRAVPGFVWLLIGGVIGAVALLFVQYQQGREDAAPVDPAAEMEPEPEDEPAAEESERSYDFYELLMQDEVTVPEEDLGRADERRTQDEEEDEISRAATFEEGRSYLLQAGSFQRHDDAESMRATLALVGLPAQIHTVELDEGEEWHRVRVGPFEDSDRLEEARTRMEDNDIQPLMLRQDG, via the coding sequence ATGGCGCAGAAGAGCACCAAGCCCCGGGGCAACACGCGCAGCAAGGCCCGCACCCCCGCCCGCAGCCGCGGTGGCGGGGCCCAGGCACGGCGAACCGAGCGGCGCGCCGTGCCCGGCTTCGTGTGGCTGCTGATCGGCGGGGTGATCGGTGCCGTCGCGCTGCTCTTCGTCCAGTACCAGCAGGGGCGCGAGGATGCCGCCCCGGTGGATCCGGCTGCCGAGATGGAGCCGGAGCCGGAGGACGAGCCGGCGGCCGAGGAGAGCGAGCGCAGCTACGACTTCTACGAACTGCTGATGCAGGATGAGGTCACCGTCCCCGAGGAGGATCTGGGCCGCGCCGATGAGCGGCGCACCCAGGACGAGGAGGAGGACGAGATCTCCCGCGCCGCCACCTTCGAGGAGGGGCGCAGCTACCTCCTTCAGGCCGGCTCATTCCAACGGCACGACGACGCCGAGAGCATGCGCGCCACCCTGGCCCTGGTCGGCCTGCCGGCGCAGATCCACACCGTCGAGCTGGATGAGGGCGAGGAGTGGCACCGCGTCCGGGTCGGCCCGTTCGAGGATAGCGATCGGCTGGAGGAGGCGCGGACGCGCATGGAGGACAACGACATCCAGCCGCTGATGCTGCGGCAGGATGGCTAA
- the argS gene encoding arginine--tRNA ligase, translating to MKRHVASLLAQALKAMREAGELPADLELPEVQVERARDRAHGDYAANTAMVLAKPARQKPRDLAETIRSRLPASEAIAGVEIAGPGFLNFTLTTAARQESVRVALRQGAEYGRSDVGAGHRVHIEFVSANPTGPLHVGHGRGAAFGDALASVLEAAGYHVHREYYVNDAGRQMDILAASLWLRYLEAAGEPVSFPNKGYQGDYIVTHARELFEADGREHVRTAAELGAGLPAEDDDPEGYLDALVARSRELLGETAYRRVLDFALEAILGDIRADLDAFGVHYHRYFSERQLVDQGRIEHALERLDQAGYTYRADGALWFQASVFGDDKDRVLRRDNGLTTYFAADVAYHLDKIERGFDTLVNVWGADHHGYVPRVQAALKALGVDAERLDVRLVQFAILYRGGEKLPMSTRSGEFVTLRELRDEVGKDAARFFYVMRRSEQHMDFDLDLAKSESADNPVYYCQYAHARICSVFRQLEERGLACRVTPDEAALERLDAEHEAILLDLLGRYPEVIESAALAREPHQVAQYLRELAAAFHTYYNAVPFIIDDEALRDARLTLVQATRQVLANGLGLLGVDAPQSM from the coding sequence ATGAAGCGACACGTGGCCAGTCTCCTGGCGCAGGCCCTGAAGGCCATGCGCGAGGCCGGCGAACTGCCGGCGGACCTCGAGCTGCCCGAGGTACAGGTGGAGCGCGCCCGCGACCGCGCCCACGGTGATTACGCCGCCAACACCGCGATGGTCCTGGCCAAGCCCGCGCGGCAGAAACCGCGGGACCTGGCCGAGACCATCCGCAGCCGCCTGCCGGCCTCCGAGGCCATCGCCGGCGTGGAGATCGCCGGCCCCGGCTTCCTGAACTTCACCCTGACCACCGCGGCACGTCAGGAGAGCGTCCGCGTGGCCCTGCGCCAGGGCGCCGAGTACGGGCGCAGCGACGTGGGGGCGGGGCATCGGGTGCATATCGAGTTCGTCTCCGCCAACCCCACCGGTCCGCTGCACGTGGGCCACGGGCGGGGGGCCGCCTTCGGCGACGCCCTGGCCAGCGTTCTCGAGGCGGCCGGCTACCACGTCCACCGCGAGTACTACGTCAACGACGCCGGGCGGCAGATGGACATCCTGGCCGCCTCGCTGTGGCTGCGCTACCTCGAGGCCGCCGGCGAGCCGGTCTCTTTCCCGAACAAGGGGTACCAGGGGGATTACATCGTCACCCACGCCCGCGAACTGTTCGAGGCCGACGGCCGCGAACACGTGCGGACCGCCGCCGAGCTCGGTGCCGGGCTGCCGGCGGAGGACGATGACCCGGAGGGGTATCTCGACGCCCTGGTGGCCCGTTCCCGCGAGCTCCTCGGCGAGACCGCCTATCGGCGCGTCCTCGACTTTGCCCTGGAGGCCATCCTCGGGGACATCCGCGCCGATCTGGACGCCTTCGGGGTCCACTACCATCGCTACTTCTCCGAGCGGCAGCTGGTCGATCAGGGCCGTATCGAGCATGCCCTGGAGCGGCTCGATCAGGCCGGCTACACCTACCGGGCCGACGGCGCCCTGTGGTTCCAGGCCTCGGTATTCGGCGACGACAAGGACCGGGTCCTGCGCCGGGACAACGGCCTGACGACGTACTTCGCCGCCGACGTCGCCTACCACCTGGACAAGATCGAGCGCGGCTTCGACACCCTGGTCAACGTCTGGGGGGCCGACCACCACGGTTACGTGCCGCGGGTCCAGGCCGCCCTGAAGGCGCTGGGGGTGGATGCGGAGCGCCTGGATGTGCGCCTGGTGCAGTTCGCCATCCTCTACCGCGGCGGCGAGAAGCTGCCCATGTCCACCCGTTCGGGGGAGTTCGTCACCCTGCGCGAGCTGCGAGACGAGGTGGGCAAGGACGCGGCGCGGTTCTTCTATGTCATGCGCCGCTCGGAGCAGCACATGGACTTCGACCTGGACCTGGCCAAGTCGGAGTCGGCGGACAACCCCGTCTACTACTGCCAGTACGCCCACGCGCGCATCTGCAGCGTCTTCCGCCAGCTCGAGGAGCGCGGCCTGGCCTGCCGCGTCACTCCCGACGAGGCGGCGCTGGAACGCCTCGACGCCGAGCACGAGGCGATCCTCCTCGATCTCCTCGGCCGGTACCCGGAGGTGATCGAATCGGCGGCGCTGGCGCGGGAGCCGCACCAGGTGGCGCAGTACCTGCGCGAGCTGGCTGCCGCCTTCCACACCTACTACAACGCGGTGCCGTTCATCATCGACGACGAGGCGCTGCGTGACGCCCGCCTGACGCTGGTGCAGGCCACCCGGCAGGTCCTGGCCAACGGCCTGGGGCTGCTCGGTGTCGACGCCCCGCAGAGCATGTAG
- the cydC gene encoding thiol reductant ABC exporter subunit CydC: MRELMPFLRDLRPECWRLALGTLLLIVSLAASIGLMGLSGWFITATAVAGLTGAYLDIYRPSAGIRFFALARSISRYFERLVHHDAVLRTLARLRGWLFRTLAPLPLARVGRLRRSDLLNRMTADVEALDNLYLRIIGPSLAAVVTLGGTIAVLVLLAGPAGLAVGAVLLAGGILLPLWAWRRGSPHGEAVDRHLPALRGAGVDAVQGLAELRACGAVGRHEQRLMAAADGLAAARARAARLTGAGEGAVGLLAHGALLAALVVGIPLYQAEAISGPLLALVALAALAGGEALTALPGAWQHLGRTRAAARRLLEHADTAADESAAVVDPPPRQALGLALAGVTFRHAAHTPPVLRDGSLTVAPGETVVIHGPSGCGKSTLLDLVAGLIRPDAGTVTLEGVPVHALAEAERFARITYLTQRTELFADSVAGNLRIVDPRADEARMWQALHTVGLDERVRSAPRGLDEWVGEGGGRLSGGEARRLALARLVLTDAPVVLLDEPFRGLDDATAAEVARRLAPWLAERTALIISHDPDSAPPHDRRLPFFELIAPGGE, from the coding sequence GTGCGTGAACTGATGCCCTTCCTGCGCGATCTGCGCCCGGAGTGCTGGCGCCTGGCCCTCGGCACGCTGCTGCTGATCGTCAGCCTTGCGGCCAGCATCGGCCTGATGGGGCTTTCCGGCTGGTTCATCACCGCCACCGCGGTCGCCGGGCTGACCGGGGCCTACCTGGACATCTACCGGCCGAGCGCCGGCATCCGCTTCTTCGCCCTGGCGCGGTCGATTTCCCGTTACTTCGAGCGCCTGGTCCACCACGATGCGGTCCTGCGCACCCTGGCGCGCCTGCGCGGCTGGCTGTTCCGAACCCTGGCGCCGCTGCCTCTGGCCCGCGTCGGCCGGCTGCGCCGCAGCGACCTGCTCAATCGCATGACCGCCGACGTCGAGGCCCTGGACAACCTCTACCTGCGGATCATCGGCCCGAGCCTGGCCGCCGTGGTGACCTTGGGGGGGACCATCGCCGTGCTGGTCCTGCTGGCTGGTCCGGCGGGGCTGGCGGTCGGAGCGGTGCTGCTGGCCGGTGGGATTCTCCTGCCGCTGTGGGCCTGGCGTCGCGGTTCGCCGCACGGCGAGGCGGTGGACCGGCACCTGCCGGCCCTGCGCGGGGCCGGTGTCGATGCCGTCCAGGGGCTGGCCGAGTTGCGGGCCTGCGGTGCGGTGGGCCGCCACGAGCAGCGCCTGATGGCGGCCGCTGATGGCCTCGCGGCGGCGCGGGCCCGGGCGGCCCGCCTGACCGGGGCCGGCGAGGGGGCGGTGGGACTGCTCGCCCACGGTGCGCTGCTCGCGGCGCTGGTGGTCGGTATCCCGCTCTACCAGGCCGAGGCCATCAGCGGTCCGCTGCTGGCGCTGGTGGCCCTCGCCGCCCTGGCCGGTGGCGAGGCGCTGACTGCGCTGCCGGGGGCGTGGCAGCACCTGGGTCGCACCCGGGCCGCGGCACGCCGCCTGCTCGAGCACGCCGATACCGCCGCCGACGAATCCGCGGCGGTGGTGGATCCGCCCCCCCGCCAGGCCCTCGGCCTAGCCCTGGCGGGGGTCACGTTTCGCCACGCGGCGCATACGCCCCCGGTCCTCCGTGATGGCTCGCTGACCGTCGCCCCGGGCGAGACGGTGGTGATCCACGGTCCTTCCGGCTGCGGCAAGTCGACCCTGCTCGATCTCGTGGCGGGCTTGATCCGGCCCGATGCCGGGACGGTCACCCTGGAGGGGGTCCCCGTCCACGCCCTGGCCGAGGCGGAGCGTTTTGCGCGCATCACCTACCTGACCCAGCGCACCGAACTCTTCGCCGACAGCGTTGCCGGCAACCTGCGCATCGTCGATCCCCGGGCGGACGAGGCCCGCATGTGGCAGGCGCTGCACACCGTCGGCCTCGACGAACGGGTGCGTAGCGCCCCGCGGGGCCTCGACGAGTGGGTCGGGGAGGGGGGCGGACGCCTCTCCGGCGGCGAGGCGCGGCGGCTGGCCCTGGCTCGTCTGGTGCTGACCGACGCCCCGGTAGTCCTTCTCGACGAGCCCTTCCGCGGACTCGACGATGCCACGGCCGCCGAGGTCGCCCGGCGGCTGGCGCCATGGCTGGCCGAGCGCACCGCGCTCATCATCAGCCACGACCCGGACAGCGCCCCGCCGCACGATCGGCGCCTGCCGTTCTTCGAACTTATCGCCCCTGGCGGCGAATAA
- the cydD gene encoding thiol reductant ABC exporter subunit CydD has product MADEPRGGERAAGRWLLDQARQARPAMAATVGAGLADTVLVVLQALLIAWVIDQAVIRATPLAELWGALALLAAVFAARAGATWARAAAGARAAWVITAAVRRRLYRHIAALGPVRLQGHHSGAVASALVEQVEALEGYYAHYLPQMVLAVVAPLVFIALITGVDLLAGLLLLIAAPLVPLFMALVGMGAARLSRRQQQSLARISAHFLDRLRGLATLRIFRATDAAAEAVEGAAEEYRRRSLSVLRVAFLSSAALELIAAISIALVAIYVGFSLLGYLHFGPGPELGLFAGLFILLLAPEVFFPLRRLAQHYHDRAAAVGAAAEILELLEDPLPAADEPAPAAPGPVRRDPQTDLPVPDPRPLGFHRVTVAFPGAEAPALDGLELHIPAGQRVVISGPSGAGKSTLLHLAAGFLRPDTGRVTIGESAPAAGAVAWVGQRPWLFHGSVRENLQLADPGADDRRLRAALRHADLDGVIAALPEGLDTPLGEDAYGLSGGQASRLALARALLSGAPVLLLDEPTAGLDPDSRERVLAAVARLADGRRTVLMVAHDRDTHDWGDRHLVIEAGRCVEDRRA; this is encoded by the coding sequence GTGGCCGATGAACCCCGCGGCGGCGAGCGGGCGGCGGGGCGCTGGCTGCTCGACCAGGCCCGCCAGGCCCGCCCCGCGATGGCCGCGACGGTCGGTGCGGGCCTGGCGGACACGGTCCTGGTCGTCCTCCAGGCACTGCTCATCGCCTGGGTCATCGATCAGGCGGTCATCCGCGCCACCCCGCTCGCTGAGCTTTGGGGGGCACTGGCCCTGCTGGCTGCGGTCTTCGCGGCCCGGGCCGGTGCCACCTGGGCGCGGGCGGCGGCCGGTGCCCGCGCCGCCTGGGTCATCACCGCAGCCGTCCGCCGACGGCTCTACCGCCACATCGCCGCCCTCGGCCCAGTGCGCCTGCAGGGCCACCACAGCGGGGCCGTGGCCAGCGCCCTGGTCGAGCAGGTCGAGGCCCTGGAGGGCTACTACGCCCACTACCTGCCGCAGATGGTGCTGGCAGTGGTCGCCCCGTTGGTGTTCATCGCCCTGATCACCGGCGTCGACCTGCTTGCCGGGCTGCTGCTGCTCATCGCTGCGCCGCTGGTGCCGCTGTTCATGGCGCTGGTGGGGATGGGGGCGGCGCGTCTGTCCCGGCGTCAGCAGCAGAGCCTGGCCCGGATCAGTGCGCACTTCCTCGATCGCCTGCGCGGCCTGGCCACGCTGCGTATCTTCCGCGCCACCGATGCCGCCGCCGAGGCGGTGGAGGGGGCCGCTGAGGAGTACCGGCGCCGGAGCCTGTCGGTCCTGCGCGTGGCCTTCCTCTCCTCGGCGGCGCTCGAGCTGATCGCCGCCATCTCCATCGCCCTGGTGGCGATCTACGTCGGTTTCTCCCTGCTCGGTTATCTGCACTTCGGTCCCGGGCCGGAGCTGGGCCTGTTCGCCGGGCTGTTCATCCTGCTCCTTGCCCCGGAGGTCTTCTTCCCTCTGCGCCGCCTGGCGCAGCACTACCACGATCGGGCCGCCGCCGTGGGGGCCGCCGCGGAGATCCTGGAACTGCTCGAGGACCCCCTCCCGGCGGCGGACGAGCCCGCCCCGGCGGCGCCCGGCCCGGTGCGACGCGATCCGCAGACCGACCTGCCGGTGCCCGACCCCCGGCCCCTCGGCTTCCACCGGGTTACCGTCGCCTTCCCCGGGGCGGAGGCGCCGGCGCTCGACGGCCTGGAGCTGCACATCCCCGCCGGCCAGCGGGTGGTCATCTCCGGCCCCAGCGGTGCCGGCAAGTCGACCCTGCTGCACCTGGCTGCGGGTTTCCTCCGCCCCGACACCGGTCGCGTGACCATCGGGGAGTCGGCGCCAGCGGCGGGGGCGGTGGCCTGGGTGGGGCAGCGGCCGTGGCTGTTCCACGGCAGCGTGCGCGAAAACCTGCAGCTGGCCGACCCCGGGGCCGACGACCGGCGGTTGAGGGCTGCCTTGCGCCACGCGGACCTCGACGGGGTCATCGCCGCCCTTCCGGAGGGGCTCGACACCCCGCTGGGGGAGGACGCGTACGGCCTCTCCGGCGGACAGGCCAGCCGTCTGGCGCTGGCCCGGGCGCTGCTCTCCGGGGCCCCGGTGCTGCTCCTCGACGAGCCCACTGCCGGCCTCGACCCGGACAGCCGCGAGCGCGTCCTGGCAGCCGTCGCCCGACTGGCCGACGGTCGGCGCACGGTGCTGATGGTCGCCCACGACCGAGACACCCACGACTGGGGGGATCGCCACCTGGTGATCGAGGCCGGCCGCTGCGTGGAGGATCGCCGTGCGTGA